The Syngnathus typhle isolate RoL2023-S1 ecotype Sweden linkage group LG3, RoL_Styp_1.0, whole genome shotgun sequence genome window below encodes:
- the helt gene encoding hairy and enhancer of split-related protein helt isoform X1, protein MASRMKERKRTPISHKVIEKRRRDRINRCLNELGKTVPMALAKQNSGKLEKAEILEMTVQYLRALHSADFPRGREKGELLTEFANYFHYGYHECMKNLVHYLTTEDRAETKDIKYARILAFLQSKSRAITEPVFGSAGPDASDYLGHQLHSSPEHQSLHSPTEMYQHHQQQQQQQQQSPPRHLAWHGSARGPAISYPPAVALSAAHAQQHGGYLSPVQGLEHHHYFNLLGHAHHNTFTLHSAQHAM, encoded by the exons ATGGCATCCAGAATGAAGGAACGAAAG AGAACGCCAATTTCTCACAAAGTGATCGAGAAACGAAGACGAGATCGTATCAATCGCTGCTTGAACGAGCTGGGGAAAACAGTACCGATGGCGCTGGCCAAGCAG AACTCCGGGAAGCTGGAGAAGGCTGAAATATTGGAGATGACAGTTCAGTATTTGAGAGCTCTCCACTCTGCAGATTTTCCAAGAGGCAGAGAAAAGG GCGAGTTACTGACCGAGTTCGCCAACTACTTCCACTACGGCTACCACGAGTGCATGAAGAACCTAGTCCACTATTTGACCACGGAAGACCGAGCCGAGACCAAAGACATCAAGTACGCGCGTATCCTCGCCTTCCTGCAGTCCAAATCACGCGCAATCACCGAGCCCGTGTTCGGTTCCGCCGGGCCCGATGCCTCGGACTACCTGGGCCACCAGCTGCACTCGTCTCCGGAGCATCAGAGCTTGCACAGCCCCACAGAGATGTACCAAcatcaccagcagcagcagcagcagcaacagcagagcCCGCCACGACACTTGGCCTGGCACGGCTCGGCCCGCGGCCCGGCCATCTCGTACCCGCCCGCTGTGGCTTTGAGTGCAGCGCACGCGCAGCAGCACGGTGGATACTTATCACCGGTGCAGGGACTCGAACATCATCACTACTTCAACTTGCTTGGCCACGCGCACCACAACACCTTCACTCTGCACAGTGCGCAACACGCCATGTAA
- the helt gene encoding hairy and enhancer of split-related protein helt isoform X2, producing the protein MALAKQNSGKLEKAEILEMTVQYLRALHSADFPRGREKGELLTEFANYFHYGYHECMKNLVHYLTTEDRAETKDIKYARILAFLQSKSRAITEPVFGSAGPDASDYLGHQLHSSPEHQSLHSPTEMYQHHQQQQQQQQQSPPRHLAWHGSARGPAISYPPAVALSAAHAQQHGGYLSPVQGLEHHHYFNLLGHAHHNTFTLHSAQHAM; encoded by the exons ATGGCGCTGGCCAAGCAG AACTCCGGGAAGCTGGAGAAGGCTGAAATATTGGAGATGACAGTTCAGTATTTGAGAGCTCTCCACTCTGCAGATTTTCCAAGAGGCAGAGAAAAGG GCGAGTTACTGACCGAGTTCGCCAACTACTTCCACTACGGCTACCACGAGTGCATGAAGAACCTAGTCCACTATTTGACCACGGAAGACCGAGCCGAGACCAAAGACATCAAGTACGCGCGTATCCTCGCCTTCCTGCAGTCCAAATCACGCGCAATCACCGAGCCCGTGTTCGGTTCCGCCGGGCCCGATGCCTCGGACTACCTGGGCCACCAGCTGCACTCGTCTCCGGAGCATCAGAGCTTGCACAGCCCCACAGAGATGTACCAAcatcaccagcagcagcagcagcagcaacagcagagcCCGCCACGACACTTGGCCTGGCACGGCTCGGCCCGCGGCCCGGCCATCTCGTACCCGCCCGCTGTGGCTTTGAGTGCAGCGCACGCGCAGCAGCACGGTGGATACTTATCACCGGTGCAGGGACTCGAACATCATCACTACTTCAACTTGCTTGGCCACGCGCACCACAACACCTTCACTCTGCACAGTGCGCAACACGCCATGTAA
- the slc25a4 gene encoding ADP/ATP translocase 1 translates to MSDAVTSFLKDFLAGGVAAAISKTAVAPIERVKLLLQVQHASKQITVDMQYKGIMDCVVRIPKEQGFLSFWRGNLANVIRYFPTQALNFAFKDKYKKIFLGGVDQKTQFWRYFAGNLASGGAAGATSLCFVYPLDFARTRLAADIGKGTAEREFTGLGNCITKIFNADGLKGLYQGFNVSVQGIIIYRAAYFGCFDTAKGMLPDPKNTHIVVSWMIAQTVTAAAGIVSYPFDTVRRRMMMQSGRRGADIMYKGTIDCWRKILKDEGSKAFFKGAWSNVIRGMGGAFVLVLYDEIKKYT, encoded by the exons ATGTCGGACGCGGTGACCAGTTTCCTGAAAGACTTCTTGGCCGGTGGTGTGGCCGCCGCAATCTCCAAAACAGCCGTGGCACCCATCGAAAGAGTCAAACTCTTACTGCAG GTCCAGCATGCCAGTAAGCAGATCACAGTTGATATGCAGTACAAGGGCATCATGGACTGCGTGGTGCGGAtcccaaaggaacaaggctttCTGTCCTTCTGGAGGGGCAACCTGGCCAACGTGATCCGATACTTCCCCACCCAGGCCCTCAACTTCGCCTTCAAAGACAAGTACAAGAAGATCTTCCTCGGTGGCGTGGACCAGAAAACACAATTCTGGCGCTACTTTGCCGGCAACCTGGCGTCGGGCGGCGCGGCCGGCGCCACCTCGCTGTGCTTCGTCTATCCACTGGACTTCGCCAGGACGCGATTGGCCGCCGACATTGGCAAGGGCACGGCCGAGAGGGAGTTCACCGGCCTGGGGAATTGTATCACGAAGATCTTCAATGCGGACGGGCTCAAGGGGCTCTACCAGGGCTTCAACGTGTCCGTGCAGGGCATCATCATCTACAGGGCCGCCTACTTCGGCTGCTTTGACACAGCTAAAG GAATGCTTCCCGATCCCAAGAACACACACATCGTGGTCAGCTGGATGATCGCCCAGACGGTGACGGCCGCGGCTGGCATTGTGTCGTACCCCTTCGACACCGTCAGACGTCGTATGATGATGCAGTCTGGACGCAGAGGAG CTGACATCATGTACAAGGGCACAATCGATTGCTGGAGGAAGATCCTCAAGGATGAAGGTTCCAAAGCTTTCTTCAAGGGCGCTTGGTCCAATGTGATCAGAGGGATGGGCGGAGCTTTTGTGCTGGTGCTATACGACGAGATCAAGAAGTACACATAG
- the cfap97 gene encoding cilia- and flagella-associated protein 97 yields the protein MDNSSDLEGDVDHSFFDSDRDDDRDRARRGRSEDNGAEESGSFDALEDGDSDCSTGGTRRAPVGSRSASEVTSERSSRARTLPSSYNLSSRYSSPGASRRSGRAPSAGVPSRASNRLSRAEGSDYTQRGSPASSPFRDSSAKGKRRESVTPTRASSILRPEGTLNADTDSFASGSFMEDNLILHCRGRPCRKNFTFNNNEVQRIDHENQRLLRVLSRISLAPGAIVNQFTRKNTTPLIPHSSVNRLREQKRIEKDNQALLKRLEYVKPTPALKRANLLSDYQRQVRFQATPCEVCDAATNILPSSVAAGLASIRGSTSQIGTRVTSASSNTARSKALLAARPPFCC from the exons ATGGACAATTCAAGTGACTTGGAGGGTGACGTCGACCACTCCTTTTTTGACAGCGATCGCGACGATGACAGAGACCGGGCTAGACGAGGCAGGAGCGAAGACAATGGCGCGGAAGAGAGCGGTTCCTTCGATGCCTTAGAGGACGGGGACAGCGACTGCAGCACGGGAGGCACCCGTCGCGCACCCGTGGGCTCGCGCtcggcatcggaagtaaccagcgAGCGGTCCTCCCGAGCCAGAACACTGCCGAGTTCTTACAACCTCTCGAGCCGCTACAGCTCGCCGGGAGCCTCGAGGAGGAGTGGCCGAGCACCGTCCGCTGGCGTCCCCAGCCGGGCGTCCAACAGGTTGTCCCGGGCTGAAGGGTCGGACTACACGCAGAGAGGCAGCCCGGCCTCCTCACCTTTCAGGGATAGCAGCGCCAAGGGGAAGCGGCGAGAGAGTGTGACGCCGACCCGAGCCAGCAGCATCCTCCGTCCAGAGGGAACCTTGAATGCAG ACACCGACTCCTTTGCCAGTGGAAGTTTCATGGAGGACAACCTCATCCTTCACTGCAGAGGACGCCCATGCAGGAAGAACTTCACCTTCAACAACAACGAGGTGCAACGCATCGACCACGAGAATCAGCGACTCCTGCGGGTGCTCTCCCGCATCTCCTTAGCGCCCGGTGCCATCGTCAACCAGTTCACCCGCAAGAACACCACCCCGCTCATCCCTCACAGCTCTGTCAACCGCCTGCGTGAGCAGAAACGCATCGAGAAGGACAACCAA GCTCTCCTGAAGAGGTTGGAGTACGTCAAACCCACGCCGGCACTCAAACGTGCCAACCTGCTGTCCGACTACCAGCGTCAAGTTCGATTCCAGGCAACTCCTTGCGAAGTGTGCGACGCCGCCACCAACATACTTCCATCCAGCG TGGCCGCCGGCTTGGCCTCGATACGGGGCAGCACCTCCCAGATTGGAACGCGAGTCACCTCGGCAAGCTCCAACACAGCCAGGTCTAAAGCCCTCCTCGCGGCCCGCCCACCTTTTTGTTGTTAG